From one Salmo salar chromosome ssa09, Ssal_v3.1, whole genome shotgun sequence genomic stretch:
- the LOC106610684 gene encoding gamma-aminobutyric acid receptor subunit rho-1: MCTMQVDTVFVLFCVCLMGVAGRSAHQRGQKLETYKQSRSRRQTSRMDGGTHSKSERPMLKRSSDMTKSPMTKSEQLLRIDDHDFTMRPAFGGPPIPVGVDVQVESLDTISEVDMDFTMTLYLRHYWKDERLSFPSTNNQSMTFDSRLAKKIWVPDMFFVHSKRSFIHDTTTDNVMLRVHPDGNVLYSLRITVTAMCNMDLSRFPLDTQTCSLEIESYAYTDDDLMLYWKKGNESLNTDERISLSQFLIQKFHTTTKLAFYSSTGWYNRLYIHFTLRRHVFFFLLQTYFPATLMVMLSWVSFWIDRRAVPARVPLGITTVLTMSTIITGVNASMPRVSYIKAVDIYLWVSFVFVFLSVIEYAAVNYLSTVQERKERKLRERLPCTCGIGNPDDMTCDPQISGYTTMDVNSTVNYGTAGNYGMPENGGRQERMLAQVVLGDPQLTGQVKRPGYVNIWIDTHAIDKYSRVLFPGSYALFNIIYWSIYS; the protein is encoded by the exons ATGTGCACCATGCAAGTGGATACTGTGTTTGTGCTGTTCTGCGTCTGCCTCATGGGGGTTGCTGGGAGATCAGCTCATCAAAGAGGCCAAAAGCTAGAGACCTACAAACAAAGCAG ATCCAGGAGACAAACGTCAAGAATGGATGGAGGAACTCATAGCAAGTCTGAAAG ACCAATGCTAAAGCGAAGTTCAGACATGACAAAATCTCCCATGACAAAATCTGAGCAGCTCCTAAGAATAGATGACCATGATTTTACCATGAGACCAGCATTTGGAG GACCCCCTATTCCAGTTGGGGTAGATGTTCAGGTTGAAAGTCTGGACACAATCTCTGAAGTGGATATG GACTTCACCATGACCCTGTACCTGAGGCACTACTGGAAGGACGAGCGCCTATCCTTCCCCAGCACCAATAACCAGAGCATGACCTTCGACAGCAGGCTGGCCAAGAAGATCTGGGTTCCTGACATGTTCTTCGTCCACTCCAAAAGGTCGTTCATTCATGACACCACCACAGACAACGTCATGCTGAGGGTGCACCCTGACGGAAATGTGCTCTACAGTCTAAG AATCACAGTCACGGCCATGTGCAACATGGACCTGAGTCGCTTCCCTCTGGACACACAGACCTGCTCGCTGGAGATAGAGAGCT ACGCGTACACGGACGATGACCTCATGCTGTACTGGAAGAAAGGCAACGAGTCACTGAACACGGACGAGAGGATATCTTTATCCCAGTTCCTCATCCAGAAGTTCCACACCACTACAAAGCTGGCCTTTTATAGCAGTACAG GCTGGTACAACCGTCTGTACATCCACTTCACTCTACGACGCCACGTCTTCTTCTTCCTGCTCCAGACCTACTTCCCTGCCACCCTCATGGTCATGCTGTCCTGGGTCTCCTTCTGGATTGACCGCAGGGCTGTCCCCGCTAGGGTCCCTTTGG GTATCACCACGGTGCTCACCATGTCCACCATCATCACTGGAGTCAACGCCTCCATGCCCAGAGTGTCCTACATCAAAGCGGTAGACATCTACCTGTGGGTCAGTTTTGTGTTTGTCTTCCTCTCGGTCATAGAGTATGCAGCGGTCAACTACCTCTCGACCGTGCAGGAACGGAAAGAGAGGAAGCTAAGAGAAAGG TTGCCCTGTACCTGTGGCATTGGCAACCCGGACGACATGACGTGCGACCCCCAGATCTCCGGCTACACCACCATGGACGTCAACAGCACAGTGAACTATGGCACAGCAGGGAACTATGGGATGCCAGAGAACGGCGGCAGGCAGGAGAGGATGTTGGCCCAGGTGGTTCTGGGGGATCCCCAGCTCACGGGCCAGGTAAAGAGGCCAGGCTATGTGAACATTTGGATAGACACCCACGCCATAGACAAGTACTCACGGGTCCTATTCCCTGGTTCCTACGCCCTGTTCAACATCATCTACTGGTCCATCTACTCCTAA
- the LOC106610685 gene encoding peptidase M20 domain-containing protein 2, with protein sequence MALGSQSRMQLKHNIGPCIDTIQDKLFILSQDIWRCPELAYGEKQSHDRLVRFLSDDNLWVVESHYKLPTAVRATWGPFGGKDGDRALNVGFLCEYDALPGIGHACGHNLIAEVGVAAALGLTGALGLVREPTDCLTPLRVKVTVLGTPAEEDGGGKVDLILAGAFEDMDVVFMAHPAQQDVAFLPCVSITDVTVKYHGKASHAAAYPWEGVNALDAAVLAYNSLSVLRQQLKPDWRLHGIIKHGGVKPNIIPAYTELEYYLRTPLVTDLSDLKAKAEACFRSAAMATGCQVEITYPNHTYSNILPNTTLAQLYEENGRALGIEFVEVQNNFSGSTDFGNVSFVVPGIHPFFYIGTDALNHTEEYTAAAGAEKAQFYTLRTAKALAMTAVDVLCCPELFNKMREEFSEAKLKQEQGPKDKDTTGSTHS encoded by the exons ATGGCACTAGGCTCTCAATCGCGAATGCAGTTGAAACACAATATTGGACCCTGCATAGACACAATTCAAGACAAGCTGTTTATTCTAAGCCAAGACATATGGAGGTGTCCAGAGCTTGCATATGGGGAGAAACAGTCGCACGACAGGCTCGTTCGTTTTCTCTCTGATGATAATTTATGGGTAGTTGAAAGTCACTACAAACTGCCTACCGCAGTTAGGGCGACATGGGGCCCATTTGGTGGTAAAGACGGCGACAGAGCTTTGAATGTGGGATTCCTATGCGAGTACGACGCGTTGCCAGGTATTGGCCATGCATGTGGACACAACCTTATTGCAGAAGTCGGTGTGGCTGCTGCACTAGGGCTGACTGGTGCATTAGGATTAGTAAGAGAACCAACGGACTGTCTGACTCCTCTCCGTGTAAAg GTGACAGTTCTTGGGACCCCAGCagaagaggatggaggagggaagGTTGACCTCATCCTGGCTGGGGCAtttgaagacatggatgttgtcTTCATGGCTCACCCCGCTCAGCAGGATGTTGCCTTCCTACCCTGTGTATCCATTACAGA TGTGACAGTGAAGTACCATGGGAAGGCGTCTCATGCTGCAGCGTACCCCTGGGAGGGGGTCAATGCCCTGGATGCAGCAGTGCTGGCGTACAACAGCCTGTCAGTTCTGAGGCAGCAGTTAAAGCCAGACTGGAGACTCCATG GCATCATCAAACATGGTGGAGTGAAGCCTAACATCATCCCAGCCTACACCGAGCTGGAGTACTACTTGCGCACTCCACTGGTCACGGACCTGTCTGACCTCAAAGCCAAGGCAGAGGCCTGCTTCAGGTCAGCTGCCATGGCAACTGGTTGCCAA GTGGAGATAACTTATCCAAACCACACATATTCCAACATCCTTCCCAACACCACCCTTGCACAGCTCTACGAAGAGAATGGTCGAGCCTTGGGGATTGAGTTTGTGGAAGTGCAGAACAATTTCTCAG GTTCCACTGACTTTGGCAATGTGTCATTTGTCGTCCCCGGGATACACCCTTTCTTTTACATTGGCACCGATGCGCTGAACCATACTGAGGAGTATACTGCAGCTGCAG GTGCAGAAAAGGCCCAGTTTTACACACTCCGGACGGCCAAGGCCCTGGCCATGACAGCTGTGGATGTGCTGTGCTGCCCTGAGCTGTTTAACAAGATGAGGGAGGAATTCTCTGAGGCCAAACTAAAGCAGGAGCAAGGACCGAAAGACAAGGACACTACTGGCTCCACACATTCATGA